A genomic segment from Paenibacillus sp. FSL K6-1096 encodes:
- a CDS encoding saccharopine dehydrogenase family protein, whose product MGKALIIGAGGVASVVVHKCCQNPDVFEEICIASRTVAKCDALKEKLDGGQTKISTAQLDADNTEEVIELIKSFQPDVVINVALPYQDLTIMDACLATGVHYVDTANYEPQDTAKFEYSWQWAYKERFEKAGITALLGSGFDPGVTGVFTAYALKHYFDEIHTIDIVDANAGDHGYPFATNFNPEINIREITANGRYFENGEWIETAPLSEKKVYDLPEIGPKDIYLLYHEELESLAVNIPGVKKIRFWMTFSQNYLTHLKVLENVGMTSIEPIMYEGKEIIPLQFLKAILPDPASLGPRTKGKTNIGCIIQGTKDGQPKTYYVYNVCDHEECYREVGSQAISYTTGVPAMIGAMLIIKGIWNKAGVYNVEEFDPDPFMEALNKHGLPWQEDFSPTLLD is encoded by the coding sequence TTGGGAAAAGCGTTAATTATTGGCGCTGGCGGTGTTGCGAGCGTTGTTGTTCATAAATGCTGCCAGAACCCGGATGTATTCGAAGAGATCTGCATTGCCAGCCGTACAGTGGCGAAATGCGATGCTCTGAAGGAGAAGCTGGACGGGGGCCAGACGAAGATTTCGACGGCTCAGCTGGATGCTGACAACACGGAAGAAGTGATTGAGCTGATCAAGAGCTTCCAGCCGGATGTCGTGATTAATGTGGCTCTCCCTTACCAGGATCTGACGATCATGGATGCCTGCCTGGCTACAGGAGTGCATTATGTAGATACAGCGAACTATGAGCCGCAGGACACTGCGAAATTCGAATATTCCTGGCAGTGGGCGTACAAGGAGCGCTTCGAGAAGGCCGGCATTACGGCGCTGCTCGGCAGCGGCTTTGACCCGGGGGTTACCGGCGTATTCACTGCTTATGCGCTGAAGCATTATTTTGACGAGATTCATACGATTGACATTGTCGATGCGAATGCCGGTGACCATGGTTACCCGTTCGCAACCAACTTCAATCCTGAGATTAATATCCGCGAGATCACAGCGAACGGACGTTACTTCGAGAATGGTGAGTGGATTGAAACTGCGCCGCTGTCTGAGAAAAAGGTCTACGACCTGCCGGAGATCGGTCCGAAGGACATCTACCTGCTGTACCATGAAGAGCTGGAATCGCTGGCTGTGAATATCCCTGGCGTGAAGAAAATCCGCTTCTGGATGACCTTCTCGCAGAACTATCTGACTCACCTGAAGGTGCTGGAGAATGTCGGCATGACTTCGATCGAGCCGATTATGTATGAAGGCAAGGAGATTATCCCGCTGCAGTTCCTGAAGGCAATTCTGCCTGACCCGGCTTCGCTGGGACCTAGAACCAAGGGTAAGACCAACATCGGCTGCATCATTCAGGGTACGAAGGATGGCCAGCCGAAGACCTACTATGTCTACAATGTATGCGACCATGAAGAGTGCTACAGAGAGGTTGGCTCCCAGGCCATCTCTTACACTACCGGCGTTCCTGCCATGATCGGGGCAATGCTCATCATCAAGGGCATCTGGAACAAAGCGGGCGTCTACAACGTTGAAGAGTTCGATCCGGACCCGTTCATGGAGGCGCTGAATAAGCACGGTCTGCCTTGGCAAGAGGACTTCTCGCCGACGCTGCTGGATTAA
- the nspC gene encoding carboxynorspermidine decarboxylase — MDIDISNLPSPAYLVDERLLTKNLETLNYVQERSGAKILLAQKGFSMHAMYPLVGKYLHGVTSSSLFEARLGFEEMGKEVHVYAPAYVDREFDELLRYSDHIVFNSFDQWSRFKERVQSAPKQISCGIRVNPEYSEIEVPLYDPCYNYSRMGVTLPNFRPDELDGIDGLHFHTMCEQNSDTLERTLTVVEEKFGQYLHGMKWLNFGGGHHITRPDYDLETLIKCILHMKETYNVEIYLEPGEAIALNTGYLVATVLDTMHNGMDIAILDTSAECHMPDVLAMPYRPGIIGAGQPGEFPYTYRLGGMTCLAGDVIGDYSFPEPLKYGDKLIFTDMAHYSMVKNHMFNGVNLPAIASYNEEEGLKVIREFEYSDFSGRLS, encoded by the coding sequence ATCGATATCGATATCAGCAACCTGCCGTCCCCTGCGTACCTGGTGGATGAGCGGCTGCTGACGAAGAACCTGGAGACCCTGAATTACGTGCAGGAGCGGAGCGGAGCCAAGATCCTTCTTGCGCAAAAAGGCTTCTCCATGCACGCGATGTACCCGCTGGTCGGCAAATACCTGCATGGCGTGACCTCCAGCTCCCTGTTCGAAGCCCGTCTGGGCTTCGAGGAGATGGGCAAAGAGGTGCATGTCTATGCACCGGCTTATGTTGACCGCGAGTTCGATGAGCTGCTGCGGTACAGCGATCATATTGTGTTTAATTCTTTTGATCAATGGAGCCGGTTCAAGGAACGGGTACAGAGCGCACCGAAGCAGATCAGCTGCGGCATCCGCGTGAACCCGGAGTATTCCGAGATTGAAGTGCCACTGTATGACCCTTGCTATAACTATTCCCGCATGGGCGTCACCCTGCCGAACTTCCGGCCGGACGAGCTGGACGGAATCGACGGGCTGCACTTCCATACGATGTGTGAGCAGAATTCGGACACGCTGGAGCGGACGCTTACGGTCGTGGAGGAGAAGTTCGGACAGTATCTGCACGGCATGAAATGGCTGAACTTCGGCGGCGGGCATCATATTACCCGTCCCGACTACGATCTGGAGACACTAATCAAGTGCATTCTGCATATGAAAGAGACTTATAATGTAGAGATCTACCTCGAGCCAGGCGAGGCGATCGCCCTGAACACTGGTTATTTGGTAGCTACGGTTCTCGACACAATGCATAACGGCATGGATATCGCGATTCTCGATACCTCTGCCGAATGCCATATGCCGGATGTACTGGCGATGCCGTACCGTCCGGGAATTATCGGAGCCGGACAGCCGGGCGAATTCCCGTACACCTACCGGCTGGGCGGCATGACCTGCCTGGCAGGCGATGTGATCGGGGATTATTCCTTCCCCGAGCCGCTGAAATACGGCGACAAGCTGATCTTCACCGACATGGCGCATTATTCCATGGTGAAGAACCACATGTTCAACGGCGTCAACCTGCCAGCCATCGCTTCTTATAATGAAGAAGAAGGCCTGAAGGTGATCCGCGAGTTCGAATACAGTGACTTCAGCGGGCGGTTGTCTTAA
- a CDS encoding stalk domain-containing protein, whose protein sequence is MMRKRNLLMSITMSMTAILSVWTPAYSSAASAAASGIASYGPDYLIKGDGSLWVWGNTKSVPTQVQGLSDVKSAFPLWNGGLAVTKDGSVSRWETDAKGSEILSGEDMKNITGVQGMYPRYLAVTGEGNVYSTEVSSDGKTAPPFTQIPGLDHVAAISQYYESNKLNNNKYSSWERYLFLKTDGTVSTSIDELATFKPVANLKDVVQLEQNYALRKDGSVWTWPVQDSYEPKTQGDPAQVKAVPFAGLKDIKSLYNNGRTRLAIDGQSRLWFWGSTVTGYSDGTTYQDQPIPVVFSGISKVTDAYIVEQSIVALTADGKAYAASIAADRMSPNAKFTLLLSDVQSMKGDRRHIIMQKNDGSLWGWGVNKNAELGYGTYEFSYKEPVPMQKPISVTLNGESVAFTNGVITRNGQNFIPLRSLFSKMGATVGYSTDKVATITGTAADASPLTIVINTVTGATTVNGKSVTLANKPFVVNGSAYLPLRFISEQLGAKVDWLPQESRIAISLK, encoded by the coding sequence ATGATGAGAAAAAGAAATTTACTGATGAGCATCACCATGAGTATGACCGCAATCCTGAGCGTATGGACACCGGCTTATAGCTCCGCAGCAAGTGCAGCGGCCTCCGGCATCGCTTCCTACGGACCCGATTATCTGATCAAGGGCGACGGCTCCCTCTGGGTCTGGGGGAACACAAAGTCCGTGCCTACGCAGGTACAGGGATTGAGTGATGTGAAATCTGCCTTCCCGCTGTGGAACGGCGGACTGGCGGTGACCAAGGATGGCAGCGTATCCAGATGGGAGACCGACGCTAAGGGCAGTGAAATCTTGTCTGGCGAGGACATGAAGAATATAACCGGAGTCCAAGGGATGTACCCCCGTTACCTGGCCGTCACCGGTGAAGGCAATGTCTATTCTACAGAGGTCTCGTCGGATGGAAAAACTGCACCTCCCTTTACCCAAATTCCGGGCCTGGATCATGTTGCAGCGATCTCTCAATATTACGAGAGTAACAAGCTTAACAACAACAAATATAGCAGTTGGGAGCGTTACCTGTTCCTGAAGACAGACGGGACGGTCTCGACCAGTATTGATGAACTCGCCACTTTTAAACCAGTTGCCAATCTGAAGGATGTTGTCCAGCTTGAGCAAAATTATGCGCTCCGCAAGGATGGCAGTGTCTGGACCTGGCCGGTTCAGGATAGTTATGAACCTAAGACTCAGGGTGACCCTGCCCAGGTGAAGGCTGTTCCTTTTGCCGGACTGAAGGATATTAAGTCTCTGTACAACAACGGACGCACCCGGCTCGCCATTGATGGACAATCCCGTCTATGGTTCTGGGGCTCCACCGTTACCGGATATTCGGATGGCACTACGTATCAGGATCAGCCCATTCCGGTAGTCTTCTCTGGGATCAGCAAGGTGACCGATGCCTACATCGTTGAACAATCTATTGTGGCACTGACCGCAGACGGCAAGGCCTATGCCGCTTCGATTGCTGCAGACCGCATGTCGCCGAACGCCAAGTTCACCTTGCTCCTGTCCGATGTCCAGTCAATGAAGGGCGACAGAAGACACATCATCATGCAAAAGAACGATGGCTCCCTCTGGGGCTGGGGCGTAAACAAGAATGCCGAGCTCGGCTACGGCACTTATGAGTTCAGCTATAAGGAGCCTGTCCCGATGCAAAAGCCAATCTCCGTCACTCTTAACGGCGAATCGGTCGCCTTCACAAACGGTGTTATTACACGTAACGGTCAGAACTTCATTCCGCTGCGTTCGCTGTTCAGCAAGATGGGCGCGACTGTCGGATATTCTACGGATAAAGTAGCCACCATCACCGGCACCGCTGCAGACGCATCCCCGCTAACTATTGTGATCAACACCGTGACCGGAGCGACAACCGTAAACGGTAAAAGCGTAACTCTGGCCAATAAGCCGTTTGTCGTTAACGGCTCCGCTTATCTACCGTTGCGCTTCATTAGCGAACAGCTTGGTGCCAAGGTCGATTGGCTGCCGCAGGAGAGCAGAATTGCGATAAGTTTGAAGTAA
- a CDS encoding deoxynucleoside kinase: protein MKHAPFIAVEGPIGAGKTTLATMLASELQLPVIKEIVEENPFLDKFYQNMDDWSFQLEMFFLCNRYKQLEETTEQYIDQGKPVISDYHIYKNLIFGERTLKGSKRDKYREIYHILTDDFPKPNIILYIRASLDTLLARIAKRARTFEEVIAPAYLQQLIEDYDEAMASLARREPSTIILTIDGNQVDFVENPEDFAAIAQQVKELMQ, encoded by the coding sequence ATGAAACATGCACCTTTTATAGCCGTGGAAGGCCCGATCGGGGCCGGTAAAACCACCCTGGCCACCATGCTCGCCAGCGAATTGCAGCTTCCGGTCATCAAAGAAATTGTCGAAGAGAATCCGTTCCTGGATAAGTTCTATCAGAATATGGACGACTGGAGCTTCCAGCTTGAGATGTTCTTCCTCTGCAACCGGTACAAGCAGCTTGAAGAGACGACAGAGCAGTACATAGATCAAGGGAAGCCGGTTATTTCGGACTATCATATCTATAAGAATCTGATCTTCGGGGAGCGGACGCTGAAGGGATCGAAACGGGACAAATACCGGGAGATCTATCATATTCTGACCGATGATTTCCCCAAGCCGAACATTATTTTGTATATCCGGGCGAGTTTGGATACGCTGCTGGCCCGGATCGCCAAGCGCGCCCGTACGTTTGAAGAGGTCATCGCGCCTGCGTACCTGCAGCAGTTAATTGAGGATTATGACGAAGCCATGGCCTCCCTGGCCCGCCGCGAACCGTCTACGATCATTCTCACTATCGACGGTAATCAGGTGGATTTCGTGGAGAACCCAGAGGATTTCGCTGCTATCGCGCAACAAGTAAAGGAGCTTATGCAATGA
- a CDS encoding deoxynucleoside kinase gives MNSYHIPGNAIITVAGTVGVGKSTLTAALAERLGFQTSLEQVDHNPYLEKFYHDFERWSFHLQIYFLAERFKEQKKMFELGGGFVQDRSIYEDTGIFAKMHADQGTMSPTDYATYTSLYEAMVMTPYFPHPDVLIYIEGSLSSILNRIQERGREMEIQTDVSYWEHMHARYSQWINEFSACPVLRLNIDEYDVKDPASVSAILEQVGRTIGQRAAKS, from the coding sequence ATGAACAGTTACCATATCCCCGGCAATGCGATTATTACGGTGGCCGGAACGGTAGGCGTCGGTAAGTCCACGCTGACCGCAGCACTGGCGGAGCGCCTGGGCTTCCAGACCTCGCTGGAGCAGGTTGACCATAACCCGTATCTGGAGAAGTTCTACCATGACTTTGAGCGCTGGAGCTTCCATCTGCAGATCTATTTCCTCGCGGAGCGCTTCAAGGAGCAGAAGAAGATGTTCGAGCTGGGCGGCGGCTTCGTGCAGGACCGCTCGATCTATGAGGACACCGGGATTTTCGCCAAAATGCACGCCGACCAAGGCACGATGTCCCCGACCGATTATGCCACCTACACCAGCCTCTACGAGGCGATGGTGATGACGCCGTACTTCCCGCACCCGGATGTGCTGATCTATATTGAAGGCAGCCTGTCTTCCATCCTGAACCGGATTCAAGAGCGCGGCCGCGAGATGGAGATCCAGACCGATGTCTCCTACTGGGAGCATATGCACGCCCGCTATTCGCAGTGGATCAATGAATTCAGCGCCTGCCCGGTGCTGCGCCTGAATATTGACGAGTATGATGTGAAGGACCCGGCCTCGGTGTCCGCGATCCTGGAGCAGGTAGGGCGGACGATCGGGCAGCGGGCGGCCAAGAGCTGA